From Fusobacterium varium:
CATAGATAATTTAAAAATAGGTATAGATCTTATTGAAGAAAAAATGCTAAAAGATGTCTTTGAAGAATATGAAATTCAAATAAAAAATTACTATCTTCAAAAATATGAATATTCTAAAACTGAAGAGGAGTATCTTAAAAATTATCTTGAAAAATTAAAAACAAAAGAAATAGATTGTGTTATTACAGCTTTTGGATATATTTATTATTATTTAAAAAGACTTAATATTCCAGTTTATAGACTACAAGCAACTAACACCGAAATAAAATTAGAATTTAAAAAACTTGAACTAATGGCAAAAATAAAAGAACTTGAAAAAACAGGTATTGGGGTTCAAATAATTAAGCTTATTAAAAAAAATATTTCAGAACTTACTCAAAAGACTTTACAAAATAAAAATAGCTTTGAAACTCAACTATTAGAATATGCTAAAGAAATTCAAGGAAATATACAATTTCTTGGAAATGAGGAATATTATATCTTAGCTAATAAAGGTCTTTTATTAGATGAAGAAACTTTAAAAATAATTACTACTCTTATTAAAAATACTACTAAAAAAGATTTTTATGCAGGAATTGGAATTGGTGAAGGACAGACTATTTTGCAAGCTGAAGCTAATGGAAGAAAAGCCTTAAAAATAAGCCTTTCAAAAAATAAAAATGAAATATACTTTTATGATGGAAAAAATGTTTCTGGACCTCTGTTGACAGAAAATATGCTTCAATACAGTGATTCTGTCAACAAAGATATTTTTGAACTTTCAAAAAAAATAGGTATTAGCTCTACTTATTTGGAAAAATTAAAATCTATTATAAAAAAATATGGTAAAAATACTTTTTCCAGTAAAGAACTTGCTGGAATATTTGAAATTAGTGAAAGAAGTGTCAACCGTTTGTTAAAAAAAATCATTGAAAATGGCTATGGAGAAGAGGCTGAATTTGAAAATACTCCTGGTGCTGGTAGACCTCGGAGAAAAATAAAATTTAATTTTTAAAAGTATAAATTTGAAAGTAATTGTTCTTAATAAAAACAATTACTTTTTTTATTGAAAAAAATACATTGACAAATATTAAAAAAAATTGTATAAACTATTTAACTAAAAAATTAAAGACATATTAAAGACAAGTCTTTAATATCTAAGGGAGGATTTTATGACACAAGGAAATGTTAAAAGCACCAAAATGACAACTTTTATTAAAACTGTAGAAAGAGTTGGAAATAAATTACCTGACCCATTTATTTTATTTGGAATATTTGCTGTTTTCACTTTAATTATATCTCTTGTCTTATCAAAAATTGGAGTAGAAGCCTCTTTTATGGAAAAAGGTGCAAAAACTCTTACCATAGTAAAAATTGAAAATTTGCTCACTTTTAATAAGTTAAGGCAAGTTGTTTCTGATTTTCCTACTACTTATGTAAATTTTCCATCTTTGAAACTTGTTCTTATTATGATGATGGCTATTGGAGTAGTTGAAGAAACAGGATTTTTTGACTCTGTCATGAGGAAATATTTATTAAAAGCTCCTAAAAGTGTAGTAACAGCTGTATTTATTTTTGCATGTGTTAATGCTAATGTTATGTCAGATGCTGGAGTTATTCTTACACTTACACTAGGAGGAGTTGTTTTTGCCTCAATAGGCAGAAGCCCTATCCTTGGAATAATGCTTGGATATGCAGCTTGTAATGGTGGATATTGTGCTAGTCTTTTAGTAGCTGGAGCAGATGCACTTGTAGCTGGCATCACTGAACAAGTAGCTGTAGATGCTGGTTTTCATTTAGATATCAATCCTTTATGTAACTATTATTTCATGGCTGCTGCTACAGTAGTTCTTACAGTGGTTCTTACAATATTTACTGAAAAGTTCATAATGAAACTTTTTCCAGAAGAAGAAACTGCTGATGATTCTATGTTAAAAAAATATGAACTTACTGATTTAGAAAATAGAGGTTTAAAATTTGGAATGTATGGTTTCATTTCTTTTGTAGTTATTATGCTTGCTTTAACTCTTCCATCAGAAGCTTTCTTTAGAAACGCTGCTGGAGGATTCTTACCTAAATCACCATTACTTTCATCTATTGTTGTTATCTTATTTTTCTTATTTCTTTTCATAGGAGTTAGCTATGGAGTGGGAATCAAAAAAATAACTAGTGGAAAAGATGTTTCTAGGCTTCTTCAAGCTGGTGCAAAAAAATCTGCTCCATTGATGGTTACTTTTCTTACTTGTGCTCTATTTATGGACCTATTAAATAAAAGTAACATTCTGAGAATAATAGCTATAAAAATGGCTGAACTTATAAAAGCTGCAAATGTAGGTCCTTTATTTCTTCTTGTTTTGGTAATTATCCTTACTGCTATGATGAATCCATTTATGACTTCTGCATCTACAAAATGGATATTGTTAGCCCCAATGGTAGTTCCTGTATTTGGAATGATTGGAGTTAACCCTGCTTATGCACAGCTTGCTTATAGAATTGGAGATTCAGCAACTAACATAATCTCACCTTTGCATCCAGCAATAACTGTTATCATTGGTCTTATGGCTCAATATAATTCTGAAAAAGAAAAGAAAACAGGAAGAAAAATAGAAGAAGCTGGTTTTGGAACTATATTCTCCTTAACTCTTCCTTATTCTATAGTTATTCTTGTAACTCTTACTGTTCTTATGGTTATTTGGTATGTTTTAAGATTACCTATTGGTTTAGGTGTTTCTACATTTATATAATTACTTACTAAAAAATTTAAAATACTATATAATTAAAAAGGAGATAAAATGGAAAATTCAAATCACATGATTTATGCTAACCATCCTTTACTTTGGTTAATCTGCTCAATTGGAATTATCATAGTTTTAATCCAATCTGCCCTAATTATTAAAAAGTCTATTCAAGCTGGAAAAGACATGGGAATTCCTAAGGAAAGAATGAATAGAGGAATAAAAACAGCTGCAATTGCAAGTATTGGCCCTGCTCTTGGTGTTGTTGGAAGTCTTTTAGCCCTTCTTGTCACAATGGGATCTCCTGTTTCAGCTCTTAGACTTAGCGTTATTGGAGGTTCTAATTTTGAAGCTATGGCTGCTAATTTTGGTGCTCAAGCAATGGGATCAGAACTCTCTACTCATATGACACCTCTTGTATTCACAAATGCTCTTTGGGCAATGGCATTAGGGTCTATGGGATGGATTATATTTGTTTTTCTTTTTGCACATAAGATGGATAGAGTAAATGGACTTCTTACTAGTGGAAGAAAAGCTCTTCTTCCTGCTGTAGGTCTTGGAGCTATGCTTGGTTCTTTTGCTTATTTCAACATAGGAAATTATCTAAAAGTTACTACAAATCCAAATATTACTTTATCTGCTGTATCTGGGCTTATTATAATGATTATTTGTTTAAAAGCAGGAGAAAAATTTAATTGGCTAAAAGAATGGGCTTTAACTATTGCAATGTTTGGTGGAGCTATAATAGCTACAATAGCATTTTAAAACTATAAGTAACTAGGAGGAAATTTAAGTGAGTATTTATGATAACTATATTGAAAGTATAACAAAAATTGGTAGATCAACAATGGTTTTAGGTTTAGTAGCAACTTTACTTCCACCTTTAGTAATGACATTTTATTTTGGTTTTAATCCTGGAATTGCAGCTATAATGGCTGGGGCCATTTCTCAAATGTCTGTTTCTGGTGCTTTTTATTTCAGTGAACCAATCAGCTACTATCCTATAGTTGGTAGAGCTGGACTTTATATGGGATTTTTATCAGGAAATCTTGTCAATATGAGAATCCCTGCTGCAATAGCTTCACAAGAAGCTGCTGAATATGAATCAGGTACTGAAGAAGGAGCTATTATGGGAACTATTGGTATTGGAGTTTCTATTTGGATAGGAATAGTATTTTTACTTCTTTCTGTTCTTGCTGGACAAACTCTTTTATCAAAATTACCCGTTTCTTTCATGACTATGCTTAGTCTAATCATTCCAGCATTATTTGGAGGAGTTTTTGCACAATTTGCTATAAAATCTCCAAAAACTGCAATATTTGCTCTAATAGTATCTTTTATCATGACAAAATTAGTAGCTCTTATTCCAGGAAATCCATCATTTATAGTAACATTGGTATCTGTTTTCTCAACAATAACTTTTGCTAAAAAACTAATGGATAAAGAACTTTCTAAAAAATCTGTAAAATAAGGAGAATAAAATGAATAAAGAAAGAATGATAGAAAATTTCTTAGAAATGATAAAAATACACTCTCCTTCTAATGATGAAGGAGTATATGCTGAATACTTAATAAAACTTTTAAAAGAACTTGGTGGAGAAATCTATTTAGACAATGGATATAAAAATTATAGAGGAAATGCTCCTGTTATTTTTGCAAAATTTCAAGGAAACTTACCTGAAAAAGGAGTAACTTTAGCTGCTCATATGGATGTAATAGAACCATCCTCAAATGTAAAACCTATAATAGAAAATAATATAATAAAAACTGATGGTACTACTACTTTAGGTGGAGATGACAAAGCGGGAATAGCTAGCATTATTGAAGTTTTAAGAACTATCAAAGAAAATAAATTAAATCATAGAGATATTTTTGTATTGTTAACTCCTTGTGAAGAAGCTGGTATGCTTGGTGCTAAAAATATTGATTGGTCCTCTGTCCCTGCCCCTATGAAACCAGCTACAAATATGCTTGTTATAGATAATGCTGGTAAGGCTGGACTCATTGCTCATACTGCCCCTAGTAAATATGGAATCACTTTTACATTTACTGGAAAAAAAGCTCATGCTGGAATAGAACCTGAAAAAGGAATTAATGCTGTATGTATGGCTGCTCATGCTATATCTAATATGAAAATAGGGCGTATTGATGAATTTACTACTTCTAATATAGGAAGTATCAAATCTAATTTTCCAACTAATGTAGTTTCTGATTACTGCATATTTACTGCTGAATTAAGAGGTCATTCTGAAGAAAAGATTATTGAAATGTTAAATAATTACGAAGAAGCATGTAAAAATGCCTCTATCTTATTTGGTGGAAAGTATACTATGGAAAAAAGTCATGATTATCCAGCTCTCAAACCAAAAGATGATTTGAAATTTGCTAAAGAATTTGCTAAAATTTATGAAGATATTGGCGTTCACTCAGAACTAAAAATAATTGGTGGTGGGTCTGACAGCAATATTCTAGCAAAAGAAGGTTTCAATTCTATAATCATTGGTGTTGGAATGTATGATGTTCATACTGTTAATGAATATCTTGTTACTGATGATTTATTTAAAACTACAGAGGCTATTTTGAAGTATATCACAAAATAAAGCCTCAGAGGAGAAGAGGGTCATTATGAATAAAAATGAATTAAAGAAAAGAGTTCTTGCAGCTATCGAAGAAAACAAAGAAACAATAATAGCTGCAGGAAGAAAAATATATTCAAATCCTGAATTTGGATATAAAGAATTTGAAACAACAAAAACTGTAAGTGATTTTTTCAAAAATGAACTTGGATTGGAAGTTGAAGAAAAAATAGCCTATACAGGATGCAGAGCTAGAATAAATGAAGATAAATCTGGACCTAAAATAGCTATTCTTGGGGAGCTTGATGGAATATCTTGTTCTGAACATCCAGATGCCAACAGTATTGGAGCTTCTCACACTTGTGGACACAATGTTCAAATTGCTGGTATGCTTGGAGCCGCAGTAGGCCTTATCAAATCAGGAGTTTTTAAAGAACTTGATGGTAAGATAGATTTCATTGCAACTCCTGCTGAAGAATTTATTGAACTTGCTTACAGAAGTAAGCTTAAAGCTGAAGGACACATTAAATATTTTGGTGGAAAACAAGAACTTATCAGAAAAGGTACATTTGATGATGTAGATATGAGTATAATGTTTCATGTACTTGATACTGGAGATAAAAAGGTGCTTGTAGGACCTGAAAGTAATGGATTTATAGGAAAAGAAATTAAATTTATTGGAAAAGAATCTCATGCTGGTTCTGCTCCTTATGAAGGTATAAATGCTTTAAATGCAGCTATGCTTGCTATCAATAATGTAAATGCCCAAAGGGAAACTTTTAAAGAAGCTGACAGAGTAAGATTTCATCCAATCATTACAAAAGGTGGAGATATTGTTAATGTTGTTCCTGCTGATGTAAGAATGGAATCATATGTAAGAGCCAGAACTATTGACAGTATGATTGATGCTAACAAAAAGGTAAACAGAGCTCTTATTGCTGGAGCTATGGCTGTTGGAGCTGAAATTGAAATAACTGAGCTTCCTGGATATCTTCCTATTTTAAAACATAATGATATGGAAAAAGTTTTAAGAGATAATCTTCATTTCATAGGTCTTACAGATGAAGATATTATAGATGGTGGAGATTTTACTGGATCATTTGATTTTGGTGATGTATCTCATATTATTCCTACACTTCATCCAATGTTTGGTGGTGTAAAAGGAGCCCTTCACACTAGAGGATATTCTATCGTTGATGAAGAATATGCTTATCTTGCTCCAGCTAAATCTATGGCTCTTACAGTAGTAGATTTGCTGTTTGATGGAGCTGAAACAGGAAAAGAAATTCTTAAAAATTTCAAACCTGTTATGACAAAAGAAGAATATCTTGCTTTCATGGAATCTAATGATAAAACTATAAAAGCATAATTTTTAAATAATAAAAATGAGGATAATCATAATAAATTATGATCTACCCTCATTTTTTATTTTTCCATATTTCTGCACATTTCAATAAAAGACATTGCTGAAGAGCTTAAATATTTATTTTTGTGATAAATAATATTAAATTTTCTCACAAACTTAATATTATTTATTTTTACTCTGGAAACTATTTTCTTTTCAAGTTCTTCTTTTACCAGATAATACGGTAATACTGCTATTCCTATATTCTGTTGTACAGCAATTACTAGAGCTCTTGTACTAATGCTTTCCCATAATGGTTCTATAGTTATTCCTCTTGAAAAGAGTATACTGTCAAATAATTCCCTTGTTCCACTTCCCCTTTCTCTCAAAAGAAAATTCTGATTTTTTATTTCTTCCAGAGAAACAGTTTCTTTTTGTGCTAAAGGATTGTCAGGACTACATATTATTACAAGTTTATCATCTAAAATAGGGTTGCTTATAATATTTTCGGAGTGTATTATTCCATCAATTATAGCAAGATCTAGTTCATTTGTCAGAAGTTTATTTTCTATTACTTTTGAATTTTCTATGTACACATTTATTTTTACACCTGGATATATTTCAGCAAATTTTTCAACATATTTTGGCATAAAATAAGTTCCTGTAGCAATAGTAGCTCCTATCTTCAAATTATTAAATGAGTCATGACATTTTAATTCTTTTTCCATTTCATCAAAAAGAGAAGTTATATGAGAAGCATAACTTAAAAATTTTTTTCCGGGTTCTGTTATATAAAGCCTTTTAGATATCCTGTCAAAAAGTTTTATTCCATAATATTCTTCCAGTTCTTTTATAGCTAAACTTGCAGCTGGCTGTGCTATAAAGAGTTCCTTTGCTGCCATAGTTACATTATTATATTTACATACTGCTAAAAAAATTCTAATATGTCTTAATGTCATAATAAACACTCCTTCTATCATATAAAAAAAATTATATACTTTATAATATTATATTATTTTTTTTATAATTAAACAAGTTATATAATAAGTATATAAAATAAATAAAGTATTACGAAAATGGAGGTAAATTATGGAAAACTTAACTTTACAGAAAAAAAACTACTGGAAGCTTTTTACAACCATGCTTTACCTTAGTGCATTTACATTTGGGGGAGGATTTGTCATTGTTTCTCTTATGAGAAAAAAATTTGTAAAAGA
This genomic window contains:
- a CDS encoding putative aminobenzoyl-glutamate transporter, with protein sequence MTQGNVKSTKMTTFIKTVERVGNKLPDPFILFGIFAVFTLIISLVLSKIGVEASFMEKGAKTLTIVKIENLLTFNKLRQVVSDFPTTYVNFPSLKLVLIMMMAIGVVEETGFFDSVMRKYLLKAPKSVVTAVFIFACVNANVMSDAGVILTLTLGGVVFASIGRSPILGIMLGYAACNGGYCASLLVAGADALVAGITEQVAVDAGFHLDINPLCNYYFMAAATVVLTVVLTIFTEKFIMKLFPEEETADDSMLKKYELTDLENRGLKFGMYGFISFVVIMLALTLPSEAFFRNAAGGFLPKSPLLSSIVVILFFLFLFIGVSYGVGIKKITSGKDVSRLLQAGAKKSAPLMVTFLTCALFMDLLNKSNILRIIAIKMAELIKAANVGPLFLLVLVIILTAMMNPFMTSASTKWILLAPMVVPVFGMIGVNPAYAQLAYRIGDSATNIISPLHPAITVIIGLMAQYNSEKEKKTGRKIEEAGFGTIFSLTLPYSIVILVTLTVLMVIWYVLRLPIGLGVSTFI
- a CDS encoding putative peptidase, whose translation is MNKERMIENFLEMIKIHSPSNDEGVYAEYLIKLLKELGGEIYLDNGYKNYRGNAPVIFAKFQGNLPEKGVTLAAHMDVIEPSSNVKPIIENNIIKTDGTTTLGGDDKAGIASIIEVLRTIKENKLNHRDIFVLLTPCEEAGMLGAKNIDWSSVPAPMKPATNMLVIDNAGKAGLIAHTAPSKYGITFTFTGKKAHAGIEPEKGINAVCMAAHAISNMKIGRIDEFTTSNIGSIKSNFPTNVVSDYCIFTAELRGHSEEKIIEMLNNYEEACKNASILFGGKYTMEKSHDYPALKPKDDLKFAKEFAKIYEDIGVHSELKIIGGGSDSNILAKEGFNSIIIGVGMYDVHTVNEYLVTDDLFKTTEAILKYITK
- a CDS encoding putative amidohydrolase, giving the protein MNKNELKKRVLAAIEENKETIIAAGRKIYSNPEFGYKEFETTKTVSDFFKNELGLEVEEKIAYTGCRARINEDKSGPKIAILGELDGISCSEHPDANSIGASHTCGHNVQIAGMLGAAVGLIKSGVFKELDGKIDFIATPAEEFIELAYRSKLKAEGHIKYFGGKQELIRKGTFDDVDMSIMFHVLDTGDKKVLVGPESNGFIGKEIKFIGKESHAGSAPYEGINALNAAMLAINNVNAQRETFKEADRVRFHPIITKGGDIVNVVPADVRMESYVRARTIDSMIDANKKVNRALIAGAMAVGAEIEITELPGYLPILKHNDMEKVLRDNLHFIGLTDEDIIDGGDFTGSFDFGDVSHIIPTLHPMFGGVKGALHTRGYSIVDEEYAYLAPAKSMALTVVDLLFDGAETGKEILKNFKPVMTKEEYLAFMESNDKTIKA
- a CDS encoding putative transcriptional regulator encodes the protein MTLRHIRIFLAVCKYNNVTMAAKELFIAQPAASLAIKELEEYYGIKLFDRISKRLYITEPGKKFLSYASHITSLFDEMEKELKCHDSFNNLKIGATIATGTYFMPKYVEKFAEIYPGVKINVYIENSKVIENKLLTNELDLAIIDGIIHSENIISNPILDDKLVIICSPDNPLAQKETVSLEEIKNQNFLLRERGSGTRELFDSILFSRGITIEPLWESISTRALVIAVQQNIGIAVLPYYLVKEELEKKIVSRVKINNIKFVRKFNIIYHKNKYLSSSAMSFIEMCRNMEK